A region of the Paracoccaceae bacterium genome:
GGGCTGATTTCTGGTTTGGCCTGGGGCACCCTGGCAGCGGGGCTGGGGCTGTCGGTCGTGTCCGTCATGGCCCCGCCGCCCCAGCCCTTTGTCCCGCAGGACGCTCCCGGACCAGTCGCGCAGGCGCCCGCCACGGCCCCCGCGGCAGAGGTCTCGACGCCCGCAGCCGCCGAGCCGCCCGCCGCCACCGTCGCGGCCCAGCCGGATGCCGTTGTCCCGCAGGGCGCGGCACCGGTCGAGCCGCCCGCATCCGCGCCACAGGCGCCGCCGCCGCCGGTCGTCGTCGCCGTCGATCCGCCACCGTCCGCCCCTGTTGCGCCGGTCGTGTCCGCCCCCCCCGAACCGCCCGCCATCGCGGCGGCGCCTGCCGATCAGGCTGCGGTACCTGCGGCGGCGCAGGATGCGGCTTCCGTGCCAGTGCCTTCGACGGAAACGGAAATCCCGGATCAGCCGCCGCCTGTCGCGGTGACCGAGGCGCCCGGCATCCCCGCCGTGCCCGTCGCGGGCGACGCGCCGCCGGACCTCGCCGCGCTGCCCGGGGTGCAGCCGCCTGTCGCACCGCAGGCCGCACCGCCCGCACCCGGTCTTGCCGTCCCGTCCCCCGCCGCACCCGGACCCGTCGCGCCGCCAGCGGGATCGGGCCCGGGAATCGTTGCCTCGGTCCCGCCGCTGGCACGTGCGGCCAGCCCGACGGGGGCGCCGCCGGTCAGCCCGGAACCCGACAGCGTTGTTGCGCGCGCCGAGCGTGCGGGCGGCCTCGACGATGTCGCGTCCGACGCCGCGCCACCCGGCCCGGTGCCGGCCGTGCCGCCACCCCCGGTTGCCGCCGTGCCCGCGCCCGAACCTCAGCCGGCGCCGCCCGTGCTGGCCGAGGCAACGCCTGCGGCACCGCCGCCGCCGCCCGCCGAACCCGCGCCGCCGCCCGCCGTGATGAACCGCCCCGACCCCCTGCGCCCCGCGCCCGGCCTGACCCGGGCCGAGGGGGTGACGACCGGACGGCTGCCGCGCATCGGCGCCGCGCCCGAGGTGCCCGCCGAAGCGGACGCCGCCACGGGTTCAGATGCCGCTCCGCGCCTGCGCTATGCCCGGGCCTTTGACAATCCGGCCGCGAAACCGGCCTTTGCCATCGTCCTGATCGACACCGGCGAGCCCGACCTTGACCGCACGGCACTGGCCGCCCTGCCGTTTCCGGTGACCTTCGCGCTTGATCCGCTGCGCCCCGGCGCGGAACTGGCGGCGACGATCTATCGCGAGGCGGGGCAAGAGGTTGTGATGCTGGTCTCCGGGCTTCCGCAGGGCGCGACGGCCACGGACGTGGAGGTGAACCTTGCGGTTCTCGAAGCGGCCATGCCCGAGGCGGTGGCCGTGATGGACGCCGAGTCGGGCGGTTTCCAGGACAACCGGGTGCTGGCGGGGCAGGTGGTTCCGGTGGTCAAGGGGCAGGGGCGGGGCCTGCTGTCCTGGGACCGCGGGCTGAACGCCGCGGCACAGGTGGCGCGGCGCGAGGGGCTGGAGGCGGCGACCGTGCTGCGGCGGATCGATGCCGAGGGCGAGACGGCGCCGACGATGCGGCGCTATCTGGACCGGGCGGCGTTCAAGGCGGCGCAGGATGGGCGGGTCGTCGTGGCGGGCACGACGCGGCCCGAGACGGTGGCCGCGATCCTGGAATGGACGGTCGAGGGGCGCGCGTCCAGTGTGGCGCTGGCGCCGCTGACGGCGGTGATGCTGCCTTAACTCAGGGTTGGAAGTTCTTGAGACGACGGAACAATTCCTGAATGCCGCCGACATCGGCATTGGCAAAGGCGATGCGCAGTTCACGGGTGCCCTGCGGGTTGGTGTCGGGCTGGAACATGGTGCCGGGCAGCATCAGCACGCCCGCCTCGGCGACCAGACGCTTGCACAGGGTTATGCTGTCCAGCGCGAAGGGATGTTCGGCATAGCCGAAATAGGCCCCGCAGCCATGCAGGCGCCAGCCTGCCATGTCATTGAATCCACTGACCATTTCCGCGCGCCGTGCAAGGATTTCGCGGCGTTCCCCGGCGACCCAGTCGCCAAGGTTGCGCATCCCCCAGAGCGCCGCGATCTGGCCAAGCTGGCTTGGGCAGATGGCGACGGTGTCGAGGAACTTCTCGACCTCGGCCAGCCGGGCCTCGGCGGCGACGATGGCGCCGACGCGGTGGCCGGTCAGTCGGTAAGCCTTTGAAAAGCTGTAGAGATGGATGAAGGTGTCCGGCCAGTCCGGGTCCGTGAACAGGTCATGAGGGCGACCGTCGCGGCTGTCGAAGTCGCGATAGGTCTCGTCGAGGATCAGCGCCAGACCGCGCGACCGCGCCAGATCGCGGAACGCGGCGACGAGCGCGGCCGGATATTCGGCGCCACCCGGATTGTTGGGCGAAACCAATACGATAGCGCGCGTGCTTGAGGTGATGAGTTCGGCCGCCCGCGCCGGATCGGGCAACAGCCCGTCGCCGGTGGGCAGCGGCACGGTCGCGATGTCGGCCATGTCGAGCCACATCTTGTGGTTGAAATACCACGGCGTCGGCAGGATCACCTGATCCCCGGCGCCCGCCAGCGTCGACAT
Encoded here:
- a CDS encoding divergent polysaccharide deacetylase family protein yields the protein MAWGTLAAGLGLSVVSVMAPPPQPFVPQDAPGPVAQAPATAPAAEVSTPAAAEPPAATVAAQPDAVVPQGAAPVEPPASAPQAPPPPVVVAVDPPPSAPVAPVVSAPPEPPAIAAAPADQAAVPAAAQDAASVPVPSTETEIPDQPPPVAVTEAPGIPAVPVAGDAPPDLAALPGVQPPVAPQAAPPAPGLAVPSPAAPGPVAPPAGSGPGIVASVPPLARAASPTGAPPVSPEPDSVVARAERAGGLDDVASDAAPPGPVPAVPPPPVAAVPAPEPQPAPPVLAEATPAAPPPPPAEPAPPPAVMNRPDPLRPAPGLTRAEGVTTGRLPRIGAAPEVPAEADAATGSDAAPRLRYARAFDNPAAKPAFAIVLIDTGEPDLDRTALAALPFPVTFALDPLRPGAELAATIYREAGQEVVMLVSGLPQGATATDVEVNLAVLEAAMPEAVAVMDAESGGFQDNRVLAGQVVPVVKGQGRGLLSWDRGLNAAAQVARREGLEAATVLRRIDAEGETAPTMRRYLDRAAFKAAQDGRVVVAGTTRPETVAAILEWTVEGRASSVALAPLTAVMLP
- a CDS encoding aminotransferase, with protein sequence MNSLHPLNPAMAATEAPPVMEARRWLQGVTFPPDRPLINVSQAAPVAPPPLALRQAIAEAALNDPAAHLYGPVLGLPALREQISQDWSKAYGGTIAAGQVAITQGCNQAFTAVMSTLAGAGDQVILPTPWYFNHKMWLDMADIATVPLPTGDGLLPDPARAAELITSSTRAIVLVSPNNPGGAEYPAALVAAFRDLARSRGLALILDETYRDFDSRDGRPHDLFTDPDWPDTFIHLYSFSKAYRLTGHRVGAIVAAEARLAEVEKFLDTVAICPSQLGQIAALWGMRNLGDWVAGERREILARRAEMVSGFNDMAGWRLHGCGAYFGYAEHPFALDSITLCKRLVAEAGVLMLPGTMFQPDTNPQGTRELRIAFANADVGGIQELFRRLKNFQP